A window of Deinococcus sp. HSC-46F16 contains these coding sequences:
- a CDS encoding heme-binding protein — protein MKRIFLGLLALSLPTTLAQTTPAQTPPAPSPVRLAATATVPQASLSLAAALRIAQLAVTNCAAQGYNVTATVVDRAGITLAVARAENAGPHTVDASFRKAYTSASARNTTAAIAENIRNNPASAELARIDRFLVLAGGAPIRVEGAVVGAIGVGGAPSGQIDEKCGTDAATAVLGR, from the coding sequence ATGAAGCGAATCTTCCTCGGCCTGCTGGCCCTGAGCCTGCCCACCACCCTCGCCCAGACCACGCCCGCGCAGACTCCGCCCGCACCGTCCCCCGTCCGGCTCGCCGCGACAGCCACCGTGCCCCAGGCCAGCCTCAGCCTCGCGGCGGCGCTGCGCATCGCCCAGCTTGCGGTCACCAACTGTGCCGCGCAGGGCTACAACGTCACGGCGACGGTCGTGGACCGGGCCGGGATCACCCTTGCAGTGGCGCGGGCGGAAAATGCCGGACCGCACACCGTGGACGCCAGCTTCCGTAAGGCGTACACCAGCGCCTCGGCCCGCAACACGACGGCGGCCATCGCGGAGAACATCCGCAACAACCCTGCCTCGGCCGAACTCGCCCGCATTGACCGCTTCCTCGTGCTGGCAGGCGGCGCCCCAATTCGGGTGGAGGGTGCGGTGGTCGGCGCCATCGGCGTGGGCGGTGCGCCCAGCGGCCAGATCGACGAAAAGTGCGGCACCGACGCGGCCACAGCGGTCCTGGGCCGGTGA
- a CDS encoding cytochrome P450 — MITESTPRCPFHEPERKTGFGSDHEPGVELQGDVWHLRSYAAVKQVLRDSGRVRQGATTDNFLVTRLRPAVIFQDGEEHREQRTAIARFFTPKTVQDKHHAFIDHLTERLIVRLLRAGQADLSDLSMELSVEVAARVVGLTDSLQPGMDRRIDELLSGGGVNSETGAGTLARLQSAMTQSKGLLQMSSFYRIDVRPAIQARRKKPQEDVISHLLGRGYNDLEILVECLTYATAGMVTTREFIGVAAWHLLENDEVRGQYLAGDRTERHRILHEILRLEPVASTLWRKASEDVTIEHGDAAHHIPAGARMILDIRTANADASVVGDDPLTLCPHRALPIGVQAQALSFGDGAHRCPGAFLAIHERDVFLHRLLGLLLRTVGTPELTFNEMLMSYEIRDFIVEVHE, encoded by the coding sequence ATGATCACGGAATCCACCCCCCGTTGTCCTTTCCACGAGCCTGAGCGCAAGACCGGGTTCGGCTCCGACCACGAACCCGGCGTCGAACTTCAGGGGGACGTGTGGCACCTGCGCTCCTACGCCGCCGTAAAACAGGTGCTGCGCGACAGCGGGCGGGTGCGGCAGGGGGCCACCACCGACAATTTCCTCGTCACCCGGCTGCGCCCGGCCGTGATCTTTCAGGACGGGGAGGAGCACCGTGAGCAGCGCACCGCCATCGCCCGTTTCTTCACGCCCAAGACGGTGCAGGACAAACACCACGCCTTTATCGACCACCTCACCGAGCGCTTGATCGTACGGCTCCTGCGGGCAGGGCAGGCCGATCTCAGCGACCTGAGCATGGAGCTCTCGGTCGAGGTCGCCGCGCGGGTGGTGGGCCTGACGGACTCCCTTCAGCCCGGCATGGACCGCCGCATCGACGAGTTGCTCTCCGGCGGCGGCGTCAACAGCGAGACGGGCGCAGGCACACTGGCCCGCCTGCAAAGCGCCATGACCCAGTCCAAGGGTCTCCTCCAGATGTCGAGCTTCTACCGAATCGACGTTCGCCCCGCCATTCAGGCCCGGCGCAAGAAACCCCAGGAGGATGTGATCAGCCATCTGTTGGGGAGGGGCTACAACGACCTCGAGATTCTGGTGGAGTGCCTGACCTACGCGACTGCCGGGATGGTCACCACCCGCGAGTTCATCGGCGTGGCGGCGTGGCATTTGCTGGAGAATGATGAGGTGCGCGGGCAGTACCTCGCGGGCGACCGCACCGAACGGCACCGCATCCTGCACGAGATCCTGCGGCTGGAGCCGGTGGCTTCGACCCTGTGGCGTAAGGCATCGGAGGACGTGACCATCGAGCATGGGGACGCGGCCCACCACATCCCGGCGGGAGCACGCATGATTCTAGACATCCGCACTGCCAATGCCGACGCCTCGGTGGTGGGTGACGATCCACTCACGCTCTGCCCACATCGCGCTCTGCCCATCGGCGTGCAGGCGCAGGCCCTGAGCTTCGGGGATGGCGCGCACCGCTGCCCTGGCGCGTTCCTCGCCATCCACGAGCGCGATGTGTTTCTCCACCGTCTGCTGGGCCTGCTGCTGCGCACCGTGGGTACGCCGGAACTGACCTTCAACGAGATGCTGATGAGCTATGAGATCCGCGACTTCATCGTTGAAGTTCACGAGTAA
- the nrdE gene encoding class 1b ribonucleoside-diphosphate reductase subunit alpha: MDPWTELNNKVLAGTQVDTRHDLGALQVFFQERVNPNTVFFHDLNEKIRYLTEQGIWDASVFERYTPQEVQAVFDRAYSYKFRFRAFMGAYKFYSEYAGMTPDRSRWLERYEDRMAVTALARSETVGDALELVHHLVTQTFTPATPTLMNSGKANTGRLVSCFLLQDCTDNLNSITKTLSFVAELSKGGGGIGVDLSNLRARGESLRGIQNVTKGVMGVAKMLDHMLRYADQAGQRPGAGAIYLSVMHADFLDTLNAKKIATDEDARLKTLSVGATIPDVFMEKVCAGEDIYQFYPHSLAQETGQDFTDIDWTRDYQALADNPRVRKKRVSARRVLEDIALTQGESGYPYLLFEGNANRANPIPNVGSIKMSNLCSEILQPTLPSTFHAYGQEHKDRIGLDVSCNLASLVIEQAMDSRDLGRVVGAAVRLLDNVARSTSVHEVPAVKKANDEMRSIGLGAMGLHSFLAKSEIVYGSPEALEFVDVFFAAAHYHARKTSMEIARDTGFVFEGFGGSRYQSGEHFAQYLERDFLPQTPEVTALFGGHTLPTREEWRQLVQDIRQHGLAHSFVMAVAPTGSISYVSHASASLMPITEKVETRTSNKARTIYPMPHLSETTEWYYEEAYDMDQRRVLDTVAAAQRHVDQGISCTLFVPSTVTTRTLQSYYLYAYRLGIKTLYYTRLRKTGVQDCLSCVV; the protein is encoded by the coding sequence ATGGACCCCTGGACCGAACTGAACAACAAGGTGCTGGCTGGCACCCAGGTAGACACCCGGCACGACCTCGGCGCCTTGCAGGTCTTCTTTCAGGAGAGGGTCAACCCAAATACCGTCTTTTTCCACGACCTGAACGAGAAAATCCGCTACCTCACCGAGCAGGGCATCTGGGACGCCAGCGTCTTCGAGCGGTACACGCCGCAGGAGGTACAGGCGGTCTTTGACCGCGCCTACAGCTACAAGTTCCGCTTCCGGGCCTTCATGGGTGCCTACAAGTTCTACAGCGAGTACGCTGGCATGACCCCTGACCGCAGCCGGTGGCTGGAACGCTACGAGGACCGCATGGCTGTCACGGCGCTGGCCCGCTCGGAAACCGTCGGGGACGCCCTGGAACTCGTCCATCACCTGGTGACTCAGACCTTCACTCCAGCCACGCCGACGTTGATGAACAGCGGCAAAGCGAACACGGGCCGCCTGGTGAGCTGCTTTCTGCTTCAGGACTGCACCGACAACCTGAACTCCATCACCAAGACGCTGTCCTTTGTGGCGGAACTCAGCAAGGGGGGCGGCGGCATCGGGGTGGACCTCAGCAACCTGCGAGCCCGCGGCGAGAGCCTGCGGGGGATTCAGAACGTCACCAAGGGCGTGATGGGCGTGGCGAAGATGCTGGACCACATGCTTCGGTATGCCGATCAGGCGGGGCAGCGGCCGGGGGCCGGGGCGATCTACCTCAGCGTCATGCACGCCGACTTTCTGGACACCCTGAACGCCAAGAAGATCGCCACCGACGAGGACGCCCGGCTCAAGACCCTCTCCGTCGGAGCCACCATTCCCGACGTCTTCATGGAAAAGGTCTGCGCAGGCGAAGACATCTACCAGTTCTATCCCCACTCGCTGGCGCAGGAGACCGGACAGGACTTCACGGACATCGACTGGACGCGCGACTATCAGGCGCTCGCGGACAACCCGCGCGTCCGCAAGAAGCGTGTCTCGGCCCGGCGGGTGCTGGAGGACATCGCCCTCACCCAGGGGGAGAGCGGCTACCCCTACCTGCTGTTCGAAGGCAACGCCAACCGCGCCAACCCCATTCCGAACGTGGGCAGCATCAAGATGAGCAACCTCTGCTCGGAAATCCTCCAGCCCACCCTACCCAGCACTTTTCATGCCTACGGCCAGGAGCACAAAGACCGGATCGGCCTGGACGTGTCGTGTAACCTGGCCTCGCTGGTGATCGAGCAGGCCATGGACAGCCGTGACCTCGGGCGGGTGGTGGGCGCGGCGGTGCGGCTGCTGGACAACGTGGCCCGCTCGACCAGCGTGCATGAAGTTCCCGCTGTGAAAAAAGCCAACGACGAGATGCGCTCCATCGGCCTGGGGGCGATGGGACTGCACTCCTTCCTGGCAAAAAGCGAGATCGTGTACGGCAGCCCCGAGGCGCTGGAGTTCGTGGACGTGTTCTTTGCCGCCGCGCACTACCACGCCCGCAAAACCAGCATGGAGATTGCCCGCGACACTGGCTTCGTGTTCGAGGGATTCGGGGGCAGCCGCTACCAGAGCGGCGAGCACTTCGCGCAGTACCTGGAGCGCGATTTCCTGCCGCAAACGCCGGAGGTGACTGCACTGTTCGGGGGCCACACGTTGCCCACCCGTGAGGAGTGGCGCCAGCTCGTTCAGGACATCCGGCAGCACGGCCTCGCCCACTCCTTCGTGATGGCGGTGGCCCCCACTGGGAGCATCAGCTACGTGTCGCACGCCAGCGCCAGCCTGATGCCGATCACCGAGAAGGTCGAGACCCGCACCAGCAACAAGGCCCGCACCATCTACCCCATGCCGCACCTCAGTGAAACCACCGAGTGGTACTACGAGGAGGCCTACGACATGGATCAGCGCCGGGTGCTGGATACGGTCGCTGCCGCGCAGCGGCACGTGGATCAGGGCATCAGTTGCACCCTCTTCGTGCCGAGCACCGTCACCACCCGAACGCTGCAAAGTTACTACCTCTACGCCTATCGCCTGGGCATCAAAACCCTGTACTACACGCGTCTTCGCAAGACGGGCGTGCAGGACTGCCTGAGTTGCGTGGTCTGA
- a CDS encoding Gfo/Idh/MocA family oxidoreductase yields the protein MSTRRTLAALPLAFKPENDTHAKELAEMTPTTSEQDSLTPPLRVGVIGLGAIGQSLLKAFTAHPEVQVTAVCDVDASLTDTTARPLGASAWTDHRQMLGAADLDLVYVAVPPQHHHAIAMDVLSAGRHILCEKPLALTLSEAQDMQRAAQVAGVVHALNLPLHGDSGIETFRRLIGEGRLGTLRRAELTLVFPQWPRSWQHNPWIGGRTQGGPIREVGPHLLHVILTTLGPVTRVWAHAQYPVDDPAACETAALGTLELADGAVVVVSCLTNVPRPEQVSLTVYGSEGTAGVVNWTSPVAAWGQGPLDAVPIEGPGGPAGERLVRALVSRVRGGPGDLADFTVGVRIQAVLEAWERSSATGTWVDVTQA from the coding sequence GTGTCCACCCGCCGCACACTGGCTGCGCTCCCGCTCGCCTTCAAACCGGAGAACGACACCCATGCAAAGGAACTCGCTGAAATGACCCCCACGACTTCAGAACAAGACTCCCTGACCCCTCCCCTTCGGGTCGGCGTGATTGGCCTCGGGGCCATCGGCCAGAGTCTCTTGAAGGCCTTCACGGCTCACCCCGAGGTGCAGGTCACGGCAGTCTGCGATGTGGACGCGTCCCTCACGGACACGACCGCCCGCCCCCTCGGGGCCTCCGCGTGGACCGACCACCGCCAGATGCTCGGCGCGGCGGACCTGGACCTGGTGTACGTGGCCGTGCCGCCGCAACACCACCACGCCATCGCCATGGATGTTCTCTCGGCCGGTCGGCACATTCTGTGCGAAAAGCCTCTGGCGCTCACGCTGAGCGAAGCGCAGGACATGCAGCGTGCGGCACAGGTAGCTGGCGTGGTGCATGCGTTGAACCTGCCCTTGCACGGCGACTCTGGCATCGAAACATTTCGCCGTCTCATTGGTGAGGGCCGCCTGGGTACCCTCCGCCGCGCGGAGTTGACGCTGGTCTTTCCGCAGTGGCCGCGGAGCTGGCAGCACAACCCCTGGATTGGTGGGCGGACCCAAGGCGGCCCGATTCGTGAGGTCGGACCGCATCTGCTGCACGTCATTCTCACCACGCTCGGCCCGGTGACGCGGGTGTGGGCCCACGCCCAGTACCCCGTGGACGACCCGGCGGCCTGTGAAACAGCCGCGCTCGGCACCTTGGAACTCGCGGATGGAGCTGTGGTCGTCGTGTCGTGCCTGACGAACGTGCCGCGTCCTGAACAGGTGAGCCTGACGGTGTACGGCTCCGAGGGGACGGCCGGAGTGGTGAACTGGACGTCGCCCGTGGCGGCGTGGGGTCAGGGGCCGCTGGACGCCGTGCCGATCGAGGGACCAGGGGGGCCTGCGGGGGAACGGCTGGTCCGGGCGCTCGTGAGCCGCGTGCGTGGGGGACCCGGGGACCTGGCCGACTTCACGGTGGGCGTGCGCATCCAGGCGGTCTTGGAGGCCTGGGAGCGCTCGTCGGCCACGGGCACCTGGGTGGACGTCACGCAGGCCTGA
- a CDS encoding response regulator transcription factor has product MREPLPATEPTVFLVDDDDAVRDALATLLGTVGLKVRDFPDARAFLAALDREALGCLILDVRMPQVSGLQLQEQLTREGVDLPVIVITGHGDIDVCRRAFKGGATEFLTKPVDELALLEGVALGIRTHLARRSRLAVTQEARGAVAGLTAREREVLRLIVDGASNKQAARALGISVRTVETHRASLFEKLGAASLAQLVRVYLASLDEGP; this is encoded by the coding sequence ATGCGTGAGCCTCTGCCCGCCACCGAACCCACCGTGTTCCTGGTGGATGACGATGACGCGGTGCGCGACGCCCTCGCGACCCTGCTGGGCACCGTGGGACTCAAGGTTCGGGACTTTCCGGACGCCCGAGCCTTCCTGGCGGCGCTCGACCGGGAGGCGCTCGGCTGCCTGATTCTCGACGTGCGGATGCCGCAGGTGAGCGGCTTGCAGTTGCAAGAACAGCTTACGCGGGAGGGCGTGGACCTGCCGGTTATCGTGATCACCGGGCACGGGGACATCGACGTCTGCCGCCGCGCGTTTAAGGGAGGTGCGACCGAGTTCCTGACCAAGCCGGTCGATGAACTCGCGCTGCTCGAAGGGGTCGCGCTGGGCATTCGCACGCACCTGGCCCGGCGGTCCCGGCTCGCGGTCACTCAGGAAGCCCGCGGGGCCGTCGCGGGGCTCACGGCGCGGGAGCGGGAGGTGCTGCGCCTGATCGTGGACGGCGCGAGCAACAAGCAGGCCGCGCGGGCGCTCGGCATCTCGGTCCGCACGGTGGAGACGCACCGAGCGAGCCTCTTCGAGAAGCTGGGCGCGGCCTCCCTCGCGCAACTTGTGCGGGTCTACCTGGCCAGCCTGGACGAAGGTCCGTAA
- a CDS encoding sensor histidine kinase: protein MKPLYRAALLAWMGGTLLVGLLWWSASARDAQVRFETGARILHRVLSQRSEQQEAVLASLTALARADVQDEALGQYASAMRAQYPQIVGVQRCRPRCEDLGPSGAALPQRPLPPDETGLRWHPTLPALYALSRGEVRVWVDARRLFREEDFSDLTSAFRLRRPGDGRGLAEWAAGDPVHTADHLLPVLRVSKVLGSVQQPFLLEGEHPLRWAELPVAGLGLLTLVLAGIAGAWVRLVEGRERARRAAGEARQALEAERARAEGAFHAVSEALIVTDAGYRVRLANPAARALVGSHLSEGRDLREAVCFRATLDQQPFNPDAFWGQPVPTELPQGVTLVTGEGARLVEGALALLPGEGEQGAGWVLVLRDVGPLRARVQAALEEGERRVREHAEMLTHVTRLSTLGEMSAGLAHELNQPLTAIVSHGQAALRLLGDPEREEAQVRRSVEATVTQAKRAASIIAHLRTLVKRAPTQTRPVDLNQVLENVATLTRHEAEHRGVVLTVRPSPAALIVQGDPVHLEQVLLNLVRNAAEAAGGTPRAEVRLSARPQGETALVEVRDTGPGLPDTVRDRLFTPFTTTKRDGLGLGLSLSHTLMQGMGGDLRGENVSGGAAFTLTLPLARREAAHA, encoded by the coding sequence ATGAAGCCCCTGTACCGCGCCGCGCTGCTCGCCTGGATGGGGGGCACGCTGCTGGTAGGGCTGCTGTGGTGGAGTGCGTCGGCCCGTGACGCACAGGTCCGGTTCGAGACCGGGGCGCGTATCCTGCACCGGGTGCTGTCCCAGCGCAGCGAGCAGCAAGAAGCCGTGCTTGCCAGCCTGACGGCCCTGGCCCGCGCCGACGTGCAGGACGAGGCCCTGGGGCAGTACGCCTCGGCCATGCGGGCGCAGTACCCGCAGATCGTCGGCGTGCAACGCTGCCGCCCCCGCTGTGAGGACCTGGGCCCAAGTGGGGCAGCCCTGCCGCAGAGGCCGCTGCCCCCGGACGAAACCGGTCTGCGGTGGCATCCCACGTTGCCCGCGCTGTATGCCCTCTCGCGCGGAGAGGTCCGGGTGTGGGTGGATGCCCGCCGCCTCTTTCGCGAGGAGGACTTCAGCGACCTGACCTCGGCCTTTCGCCTGCGCCGCCCCGGAGACGGACGGGGGCTCGCCGAATGGGCCGCGGGCGACCCCGTGCACACCGCAGACCACCTGCTGCCAGTGTTGCGGGTCAGCAAGGTCCTGGGCAGTGTCCAGCAACCGTTCCTGCTGGAGGGCGAGCACCCATTGCGCTGGGCGGAGCTGCCGGTAGCGGGCCTGGGGCTGCTCACCCTGGTGCTGGCGGGGATTGCCGGAGCCTGGGTCCGTCTCGTCGAGGGCCGCGAGCGGGCCCGCCGGGCCGCCGGGGAGGCCAGGCAAGCCCTGGAGGCCGAGCGGGCCCGGGCCGAAGGCGCCTTTCACGCGGTCAGTGAGGCCTTGATCGTCACCGACGCCGGGTACCGGGTCCGCCTCGCCAACCCGGCCGCCCGCGCCCTGGTGGGAAGTCACCTCAGCGAGGGCCGTGACCTGCGGGAGGCAGTGTGCTTCCGGGCCACCCTGGATCAGCAGCCCTTCAACCCCGACGCCTTCTGGGGGCAGCCCGTCCCCACCGAATTGCCGCAGGGGGTCACCCTGGTCACGGGGGAAGGGGCGCGGCTGGTGGAGGGGGCGCTGGCTCTCCTCCCGGGAGAGGGGGAGCAAGGAGCCGGATGGGTGCTCGTGCTGCGCGACGTGGGGCCGCTGCGGGCACGGGTTCAGGCCGCGCTGGAGGAGGGCGAGCGGCGGGTGCGCGAGCACGCCGAGATGCTGACGCATGTCACCCGCCTGTCCACCCTGGGCGAGATGAGCGCGGGCCTCGCCCACGAACTCAACCAGCCCCTCACGGCCATCGTGAGCCACGGTCAGGCGGCGCTGCGGCTGCTGGGCGACCCCGAGCGGGAGGAGGCCCAGGTCCGCCGCTCGGTGGAGGCGACCGTCACCCAGGCCAAGCGGGCGGCGAGCATCATCGCCCACCTGCGGACCCTGGTGAAGCGGGCGCCCACCCAGACGCGCCCGGTCGACCTGAATCAGGTGCTGGAGAACGTGGCGACCCTGACCCGGCACGAGGCCGAGCACCGGGGCGTGGTCCTCACGGTGCGCCCCAGCCCCGCGGCCCTGATCGTGCAGGGGGACCCCGTGCATCTGGAGCAGGTTCTGCTCAACCTCGTGCGGAACGCGGCCGAGGCCGCAGGGGGCACGCCGCGGGCCGAGGTGCGGCTCAGCGCCCGTCCCCAGGGGGAAACCGCTCTGGTGGAGGTGCGGGACACCGGGCCGGGATTGCCGGACACGGTGCGGGACCGTTTGTTCACCCCCTTCACCACCACCAAGCGGGACGGGCTGGGGCTCGGGCTGTCGCTGTCGCACACCCTGATGCAGGGGATGGGAGGCGACCTGCGGGGAGAGAACGTGTCCGGGGGCGCGGCGTTCACCCTGACGTTGCCGCTGGCCCGGCGCGAGGCCGCCCATGCGTGA
- a CDS encoding ribonucleotide-diphosphate reductase subunit beta, giving the protein MSDSPFSATNWSEPEDHFSATFYEKYTSQLWFPDEIPLTNDALVWQALGDDERWTYIHASAGLNALDTLQGEVGMPTLRGLADGHIRKATLQFQGMMEDIHARSYSLMNKTFLTTSQEREVFGWVRTQPHLQFKIGFIQDVFADPDVSHVGLWKKLVVSCMLETALFYSGFFYPLYLAGQGRMVSTGEIFNLIILDEALHGVYVALLAQEQFGAMNEAEQAYAKAWYADTLHTLYQNELAYTDVLYARLDLTGEVRRFIRFNFNVLADNLGLERTFPDEEIHPVVRNGIQARGTTHDFFSAKGSSYAKIGVEPLTDGDIAELWGGGFPGQSASGRVSHD; this is encoded by the coding sequence ATGTCCGATTCCCCGTTTTCAGCGACCAATTGGTCTGAGCCGGAAGACCACTTCTCCGCCACCTTCTACGAGAAATACACGTCTCAATTGTGGTTTCCCGACGAGATTCCCCTGACGAACGACGCGCTGGTCTGGCAGGCGCTGGGCGACGACGAGCGCTGGACCTATATCCATGCCTCGGCGGGCCTCAATGCGCTGGACACCTTGCAGGGCGAGGTGGGGATGCCCACGCTGCGCGGCCTGGCGGACGGCCACATCCGCAAGGCCACCCTGCAATTCCAGGGGATGATGGAGGACATTCACGCCCGCAGCTACAGCCTGATGAACAAGACCTTCCTGACGACCAGCCAGGAGCGCGAGGTGTTCGGGTGGGTGCGGACCCAGCCGCACCTGCAATTCAAAATAGGGTTCATCCAGGACGTGTTCGCCGATCCCGACGTGTCCCACGTGGGCCTGTGGAAGAAGCTGGTGGTGTCGTGCATGCTCGAGACGGCGCTCTTCTACAGCGGGTTTTTCTACCCCCTGTACCTCGCCGGGCAGGGCCGCATGGTGTCGACGGGTGAGATCTTCAACCTGATCATCCTGGACGAGGCGCTGCACGGGGTCTATGTGGCGCTGCTGGCTCAGGAACAGTTTGGGGCGATGAACGAGGCCGAGCAGGCTTACGCCAAAGCCTGGTACGCGGACACCCTGCACACCCTGTACCAGAACGAACTGGCGTACACGGACGTACTGTACGCCCGGCTCGACCTCACGGGCGAGGTGAGGCGCTTCATCCGCTTCAACTTCAACGTGCTCGCCGATAACCTGGGCCTGGAGCGCACCTTTCCCGACGAAGAGATTCATCCCGTGGTGCGCAACGGCATTCAGGCGCGGGGCACCACACATGACTTTTTCAGCGCCAAGGGCAGCAGCTACGCCAAGATCGGCGTGGAACCTCTAACGGATGGGGATATCGCGGAACTGTGGGGAGGCGGCTTCCCCGGTCAGTCAGCCAGTGGGCGGGTGTCGCATGACTGA
- a CDS encoding acyl-CoA thioesterase, translating to MTELPGSLNAAAIHPLCPPHLAPSETRITHVVFPGTTNHHGTLFGGEALAYMDSAAFIAATRHCRRKVVTRHLGAMEFRRPIPQGTLVELIARVVATGRTSMTVRVDLLIEQMDSPARELGCTGTFVLVALGDDGQPIGVPPLEGATDGR from the coding sequence ATGACCGAATTGCCCGGCAGCCTGAATGCTGCTGCCATTCACCCGCTGTGCCCGCCCCACCTCGCCCCGAGCGAGACCCGGATCACGCACGTCGTGTTTCCAGGCACCACCAACCACCACGGCACCCTCTTTGGCGGAGAGGCACTGGCCTACATGGACAGCGCCGCCTTTATCGCGGCCACGCGGCACTGCCGCCGCAAGGTGGTGACCCGGCACCTGGGCGCGATGGAGTTCCGCCGCCCCATCCCGCAGGGCACCCTGGTTGAACTGATTGCCCGCGTCGTCGCCACCGGGCGCACGAGCATGACTGTGCGGGTGGACCTGTTGATCGAGCAGATGGACAGCCCGGCACGTGAGCTGGGCTGCACCGGCACCTTCGTTCTGGTGGCCCTGGGAGACGACGGCCAGCCCATAGGCGTGCCACCCTTGGAGGGCGCGACCGATGGCCGCTGA
- a CDS encoding TetR/AcrR family transcriptional regulator has protein sequence MAEASSVAQADLRVRRTRRLLTQALIDLSAERPLEAITVRDLTERAEVGYATFFRHYASIEELLRGAVDDLRAELLGLLPPLAGDAPEQAGAVVFRHVQAQPGLYRLLLGTDRSHGLLDQIIDIGVRGLLDTFEARPDAGVPVEVAAHHFIRSFLNLIEWWLRQDQPHSPERMGEIYLELILRPTQAAALRPRTSARMAAPVSPLRSLG, from the coding sequence ATGGCTGAGGCTTCCTCTGTCGCCCAGGCCGACCTGCGCGTGCGGCGCACCCGCCGCCTGCTCACCCAGGCCCTCATTGACCTGAGTGCCGAGCGGCCCCTCGAAGCCATCACCGTGCGCGACCTGACCGAACGGGCCGAAGTCGGGTACGCCACTTTCTTCCGCCACTACGCGAGCATTGAGGAACTGTTGCGCGGCGCGGTGGACGATCTGCGTGCTGAGCTGCTTGGCCTGCTGCCCCCGCTGGCCGGTGACGCCCCCGAGCAGGCGGGCGCGGTGGTGTTCCGGCACGTGCAGGCCCAGCCGGGCCTCTACCGCCTGCTGCTGGGCACCGACCGCTCGCATGGGCTGCTCGACCAGATCATCGACATCGGCGTGAGGGGCTTGCTGGACACCTTTGAAGCCCGTCCAGACGCAGGGGTACCAGTGGAGGTCGCCGCGCACCACTTCATTCGCTCGTTTCTGAACCTGATCGAATGGTGGCTGCGGCAGGACCAGCCCCACAGCCCGGAGCGGATGGGCGAGATCTACCTCGAACTGATCCTGCGCCCCACCCAGGCTGCCGCGCTGCGGCCCCGCACCTCCGCTCGAATGGCAGCACCGGTGTCGCCGCTGAGGTCGTTGGGTTGA
- a CDS encoding class Ib ribonucleoside-diphosphate reductase assembly flavoprotein NrdI: protein MQLVFDSLTGNVRRLAGRVARQLGGLEVLDLRQGEPRGKFLLLTYTFHRGAVPDSTRAFLARHHPDLLGVVASGSYHWGDHFARAADLIATQYHVPVVAKVNKSGTDADVTQIARWVLAHQHAPSPFTLTENVWTPGPN, encoded by the coding sequence ATGCAACTGGTCTTCGACTCCCTGACCGGGAATGTGCGCCGTCTGGCCGGGCGGGTGGCCCGGCAGCTCGGCGGTCTGGAGGTGCTGGACCTTCGCCAGGGCGAGCCCAGGGGTAAGTTCCTGCTGCTGACGTACACCTTCCACCGGGGCGCGGTGCCCGACTCCACCCGCGCCTTTCTCGCCCGGCATCACCCCGACCTGCTGGGCGTGGTGGCGAGCGGCTCGTACCACTGGGGAGACCACTTCGCCCGCGCGGCGGACCTGATTGCCACGCAGTACCACGTGCCCGTCGTGGCGAAGGTGAACAAGAGCGGCACCGATGCCGACGTGACCCAGATTGCCCGGTGGGTGCTGGCCCACCAGCACGCCCCCTCCCCATTCACGCTTACGGAGAACGTATGGACCCCTGGACCGAACTGA